A single region of the Cynocephalus volans isolate mCynVol1 chromosome 12, mCynVol1.pri, whole genome shotgun sequence genome encodes:
- the LOC134391816 gene encoding olfactory receptor 5T2-like, which yields MKNVTEVTIFVLKGFTDSVELQIIFFFLFLAIYLFTLMGNLGLVALVIGDSRLHNPMYYFLSVLSSVDACFPSIITPNMLTDFMSKNNIISFPGCAAQMFFAVTFGTTECFLLAAMAYDRYVAIYNPLLYSVSMSPRVYVPLIIASYVGGILNATVHTVATFSLSFCGSNEIRHFFCDIPPLLAISCSDTHTNQLLLFLLVGSIEISTILLVLVSYGFILLAILKMQSAEGRQKVFSTCGSHLTGVTIYHGTILFMYVRPSSSYALEHDMILSIFYTTVIPMLNPVIYSLRNKDVKEAIKRVFGKIWCMGTVYFAH from the coding sequence ATGAAGaatgtcactgaagtcaccatatTTGTACTGAAGGGCTTCACAGACAGTGTTGAACTGCAGATCATCTTCTTCTTCCTGTTTCTAGCTATTTACCTCTTTACTCTCATGGGAAACTTAGGACTGGTTGCATTGGTTATTGGGGATTCCAGGCTTCATAACCCCATGTATTATTTTCTGAGCGTGCTCTCTTCTGTGGATGCCTGTTTTCCTTCAATTATTACCCCAAATATGTTAACAGATTTTATGTCAAAGAATAATATCATTTCTTTCCCTGGATGTGCAGCACAGATGTTTTTCGCTGTCACTTTTGGAACCACAGAATGCTTTCTCTTGGCTGCAATGGCTTATgatcgctatgtggccatctaCAACCCACTTCTGTATTCAGTGAGCATGTCACCCAGAGTCTACGTGCCACTCATCATTGCTTCTTATGTCGGTGGCATCTTAAATGCTACTGTACACACAGTGGCCACATTCAGCCTATCCTTCTGTGGATCCAATGAAATCAGACATTTCTTTTGTGATATCCCTCCTCTCCTCGCTATTTCTTGTTCTGACACTCACACAAACCAGCTGCTACTCTTCCTCCTTGTGGGCTCCATTGAGATATCCACTATACTATTAGTCCTTGTCTCCTATGGTTTCATTCTGTTGGCCATTCTGAAGATGCAGTCTGCTGAAGGGAGGCAAAAAGTGTTCTCTACATGTGGCTCTCACCTAACTGGAGTAACAATTTATCATGGGACAATCCTCTTCATGTATGTGAGGCCAAGTTCCAGCTACGCTTTGGAGCATGACATGATACTTTCGATATTTTACACCACTGTGATTCCCATGCTGAATCCCGTCATCTACAGTTTGAGAAACAAAGATGTAAAAGAGGCCATCAAAAGAGTATTTGGGAAAATTTGGTGTATGGGTACAGTTTATTTTGCACATTAa